The following are encoded together in the Myxococcus guangdongensis genome:
- a CDS encoding hybrid sensor histidine kinase/response regulator, which translates to MRLSAPDMGLAVDELSREVAMMCDAQGVLTWVDPRAQGVLEAAPGKTLRALAAQGTEDKVDRLLIQARDERVDGWELILCRGQTPTTFAFRARPHEGGVLLVGSLVPEDYGHALEQVSTSMSELSALHREAESQRRELKRRADELLRLNRELEESNRGVRSLHAALDEKAEGLHRAAEIKSRVVANVSHEFRTPLHSILGLSKVLLNPINGPLSSEQEKQVQFIRNSAESLFELVNDLLDLSKVEAGKTTLRHSRFVVHDLLSALRGMMKPMLPPGSPVDLRLVEPEAPLELETDETRLSQVLRNLVSNALKFTEAGHVTVSAAPGPRDTVVFTVKDTGIGIAPADHERVFEEFTQLDSHLQRKVKGTGLGLPLARRLVELLGGTLSLHSVPGEGSTFTIILPRVHMEVSEMAGLSERSQHLDASRAPVLVLEDDRQTLFLYEKYLARSGFQVLPVRSTDEARRVLQRVRPAAMVLDVMLEGETSWSFLAEMKNGETTRDIPILVVTVTDREQKARALGADEFWLKPVDEVRLQKKLQELARSGPVERVLIIDDDDVHRYLLKQLLKDTPYVLLEAAGGKDGVRLAREQVPQLIFLDFVLPDITAFDVLDELKADPRTREIPVILHTSHELREDERARLANETAAILSKHTLSREVAIGRIRDALAKAGLGSHIPQEGRRG; encoded by the coding sequence ATGAGACTCTCCGCTCCCGACATGGGCCTCGCCGTGGACGAGCTGAGCCGCGAAGTCGCCATGATGTGCGACGCGCAGGGCGTGCTCACGTGGGTGGACCCGCGCGCGCAGGGCGTGCTCGAGGCCGCCCCGGGCAAGACGCTGCGGGCCCTGGCGGCCCAGGGCACCGAGGACAAGGTGGACCGGCTGTTGATCCAAGCGCGCGACGAGCGCGTGGACGGCTGGGAGCTCATCCTGTGCCGCGGCCAGACGCCCACCACGTTCGCCTTCCGCGCGCGCCCGCATGAGGGCGGGGTGCTGCTGGTGGGCAGCCTGGTACCGGAGGACTACGGCCACGCGCTGGAGCAGGTGAGCACGTCGATGAGCGAGCTGTCCGCGCTGCACCGCGAGGCGGAGAGCCAGCGCCGCGAGCTCAAGCGCCGCGCGGATGAGCTGCTGCGGCTCAACCGCGAGCTGGAGGAGTCCAACCGCGGCGTGCGCAGCCTGCACGCGGCCCTGGACGAGAAGGCGGAGGGGCTGCACCGCGCCGCGGAGATCAAGAGCCGCGTCGTCGCCAACGTCAGCCACGAGTTCCGCACGCCGCTGCACTCCATCCTCGGCCTGTCCAAGGTCCTGCTCAACCCCATCAACGGGCCGCTGTCCTCGGAGCAGGAGAAGCAGGTCCAGTTCATCCGCAACTCCGCCGAGTCGCTCTTCGAGCTGGTCAACGACCTCTTGGATTTGTCCAAGGTGGAGGCGGGCAAGACGACGCTGCGCCACAGCCGCTTCGTGGTGCACGATTTGCTCAGCGCGCTGCGCGGCATGATGAAGCCCATGCTGCCGCCGGGCTCGCCGGTGGACCTGCGGCTGGTGGAGCCGGAGGCGCCGCTGGAGCTGGAGACGGACGAGACGCGGCTGAGCCAGGTGCTGCGCAACCTGGTGTCCAACGCGCTGAAGTTCACCGAGGCCGGCCACGTCACCGTCAGCGCGGCTCCGGGCCCGCGCGACACGGTGGTCTTCACCGTGAAGGACACGGGCATCGGCATCGCCCCGGCGGACCACGAGCGCGTCTTCGAGGAGTTCACCCAGCTGGACAGCCACCTGCAGCGCAAGGTGAAGGGCACGGGCCTGGGCCTGCCGCTGGCGCGCCGGCTGGTGGAGCTGCTCGGCGGCACGCTGTCGCTGCACAGCGTGCCGGGCGAGGGCTCCACCTTCACCATCATCCTGCCCCGCGTGCACATGGAAGTGTCGGAGATGGCGGGGCTGTCCGAGCGCAGCCAGCACCTGGACGCCAGCCGCGCGCCGGTGCTGGTGCTGGAGGACGACCGGCAGACCTTGTTCCTCTACGAGAAGTACCTGGCCCGCTCGGGGTTCCAGGTGCTGCCGGTGCGCAGCACGGACGAGGCGCGCCGCGTGCTCCAGCGCGTGCGGCCCGCCGCCATGGTGCTGGACGTGATGCTGGAGGGCGAGACGAGCTGGAGCTTCCTGGCGGAGATGAAGAACGGCGAGACCACGCGCGACATCCCCATCCTCGTGGTGACGGTGACGGACCGCGAGCAGAAGGCGCGCGCGCTGGGCGCGGACGAGTTCTGGCTCAAGCCGGTGGACGAGGTCCGCCTGCAGAAGAAGCTCCAGGAGCTGGCGCGCAGCGGGCCCGTGGAGCGGGTGCTCATCATCGACGACGACGACGTGCACCGCTACCTGCTCAAGCAGCTGCTCAAGGACACGCCCTACGTGTTGCTGGAGGCCGCCGGTGGCAAGGACGGCGTGCGGCTGGCGCGCGAGCAGGTGCCGCAGCTCATCTTCCTGGACTTCGTGCTGCCGGACATCACCGCCTTCGACGTGCTGGACGAGCTGAAGGCGGACCCGCGCACGCGGGAGATTCCGGTCATCCTCCACACCTCGCACGAGCTGCGCGAGGACGAACGGGCGCGGCTGGCGAACGAGACCGCGGCCATCCTCTCCAAGCACACGCTCAGCCGCGAGGTGGCCATCGGCCGCATCCGCGACGCGCTGGCCAAGGCGGGCCTGGGCTCCCACATCCCACAGGAGGGGCGCCGTGGTTGA
- a CDS encoding response regulator codes for MVEPRLATVLNVNDDDANRYLVNRILEMAGYHVIEAATGMAALLLAEQHRPDVVVLDVKLPDISGYEVCARLRANPDTAAIAVMHTSATFVTSDKKARGLDAGADAYLTQPFESSELIATVRSLLRLRHAEQAARRRADELAEMDRRKDEFLAMLAHELRNPLAAIMTSIGILERKPTDDTKEARMRGIIHRQTNHLARLVDDLLDVSRITRGKVELRSGRLDLRAVLLQVVQIIRPITEARGLGLEVSLPEGPLVLSGDATRLEQVFTNLLDNAAKYTDSGHISLRVEREGVDGTAQAVVRVRDTGIGIPPDVLPRIFDLFAQADTSLERTRGGLGIGLTLVRQLVHLHGGQVQAVSSGTGRGSEFVVRLPLLHANEVSLVPPINTVSRSGRRILLVEDNPDARQAMRELLELWGHDVEVAPDGLQGVELAVRKPPELALVDIGLPGLDGYRVAKELRMRIGRDIRLVAITGYGGPEGHDRALAAGFDLHIVKPVKPDELDRLLSNL; via the coding sequence GTGGTTGAACCGCGACTGGCCACCGTCCTCAACGTCAACGACGACGACGCCAACCGATACCTGGTCAACCGCATCCTCGAGATGGCGGGCTACCACGTCATCGAAGCGGCCACCGGCATGGCCGCGCTGCTCCTGGCCGAGCAGCACCGCCCGGACGTCGTCGTCCTCGACGTGAAGCTGCCGGACATCAGCGGCTACGAGGTCTGCGCGCGCCTGCGCGCCAATCCGGACACCGCCGCCATCGCGGTGATGCACACGTCCGCCACCTTCGTCACGTCCGACAAGAAGGCGCGCGGCCTGGACGCCGGCGCGGACGCGTACCTCACCCAGCCCTTCGAGTCCTCGGAGCTCATCGCCACGGTGCGCTCGCTCCTGCGGCTGCGGCACGCGGAGCAGGCGGCGCGCCGGCGCGCGGACGAGCTGGCGGAGATGGACCGGCGCAAGGACGAGTTCCTGGCCATGCTCGCGCACGAGCTGCGCAACCCGCTCGCCGCCATCATGACCTCCATCGGCATCCTCGAGCGCAAGCCGACGGATGACACGAAGGAAGCCCGGATGCGCGGCATCATCCACCGCCAGACGAACCACCTGGCGCGGCTGGTGGACGACCTGTTGGACGTCAGCCGCATCACCCGCGGCAAGGTGGAGCTGCGCTCGGGCCGCCTGGACTTGCGCGCGGTGCTGCTCCAGGTGGTGCAGATCATCCGCCCCATCACCGAGGCGCGCGGCCTGGGGTTGGAGGTGTCGCTGCCCGAGGGGCCGCTGGTGCTCAGCGGCGACGCCACGCGGCTGGAGCAGGTGTTCACCAACCTGCTCGACAACGCGGCCAAGTACACCGACAGCGGGCACATCTCCCTGCGCGTGGAGCGGGAGGGCGTGGACGGCACGGCGCAGGCGGTGGTGCGGGTGCGCGACACGGGCATCGGCATTCCTCCCGACGTGCTGCCGCGCATCTTCGACTTGTTCGCGCAGGCGGACACCTCGCTGGAGCGCACGCGCGGGGGCCTGGGCATCGGCCTCACCCTGGTGCGCCAGCTGGTGCACCTGCACGGCGGACAGGTGCAGGCGGTGAGCTCCGGCACCGGCAGGGGCTCCGAGTTCGTGGTGCGGCTGCCGCTCCTGCACGCGAACGAGGTGTCGCTGGTGCCGCCCATCAACACGGTGTCGCGCTCGGGCCGGCGCATCCTCCTGGTGGAGGACAACCCGGACGCGCGTCAGGCCATGCGCGAGCTGTTGGAGCTGTGGGGCCACGACGTCGAGGTGGCGCCGGACGGCCTGCAGGGCGTGGAGCTGGCGGTGAGGAAGCCGCCGGAGCTGGCGCTGGTGGACATCGGCCTGCCAGGGCTGGACGGCTACCGGGTGGCGAAAGAGCTGCGCATGCGCATCGGCCGCGACATCCGCCTGGTGGCGATTACCGGCTACGGCGGGCCGGAGGGCCATGACCGCGCGCTCGCGGCGGGGTTCGACCTGCACATCGTCAAGCCGGTGAAGCCCGACGAGTTGGATCGCCTGCTGTCCAATCTGTGA
- a CDS encoding helix-turn-helix transcriptional regulator: MDKKLATTIGAGARAARSRLELTQADVAERIDVATEVYGRLERGGMLPSVQTLLKLCHELHVSADELLGLASQGAPPTRVSESSSSPPERPEVRRLLRTVRQLEAPHVKLLGLVANALGRR, encoded by the coding sequence ATGGACAAGAAACTGGCAACCACCATCGGAGCGGGAGCAAGAGCCGCGCGGTCCCGGCTGGAGCTCACCCAGGCTGACGTGGCCGAGCGCATCGACGTGGCCACGGAGGTGTATGGGCGGCTGGAGCGCGGCGGCATGCTTCCCAGCGTGCAGACGCTGCTGAAGCTGTGTCACGAGCTGCATGTCTCCGCGGACGAGCTGTTGGGGCTCGCCTCGCAGGGCGCCCCGCCCACGCGCGTCAGCGAGTCGTCGTCGTCCCCACCCGAGCGGCCCGAGGTGCGCCGCCTGCTTCGCACCGTGCGTCAGCTGGAGGCCCCCCACGTGAAGCTGCTGGGGCTGGTGGCCAACGCCCTGGGCCGGCGCTGA
- a CDS encoding methyl-accepting chemotaxis protein: MSLGRRNLLVKLCVAMGVVALPLLVAILGYVLPQLRAQLHADRVRGLRQAVETAYGVLRVYEARERTGALTRDEAQQQASALLSSLRYSEVEYFWVNDLDTRLVMHPHLPKMVGQDMKGYRDVRGRPVFSDIVTLVRARGEGALGYEATRPGSPDPIPKESYVKLFEPWGWVLGTGVYVEDIDREVAAVRRRILVAVGGALVLAALAGVYVSRRVVKPVRALALAAHQVARGDLSVRVEVRTEDEVGQLTGAFNTMVAGLGEVVGALTRAAGDTAADAERIRVSADGLSRTTREQAESLERAASSVQEMSRHVSLGAADARVAARSASSHGQVAREGGVAVDQASRKMVEIVDVVERSARTVEELQASGRATSRMLQLIQAVADETRMLAVNTAIEAVRAGQHGKGFSVVAGEVRKLAERTHEAADQVQELLTKHEADTTAAVELMRRGTSKVDEGMGLSSAAAQSLSRLLSGVKELGERVEALAEQNARQSSSGEAIAERIQALSERSAEAVSGVERIARSVEDLRARAGRLQELAARFTLGGPP; this comes from the coding sequence ATGTCGCTCGGACGGCGCAACCTGCTGGTGAAGCTCTGTGTGGCGATGGGCGTGGTCGCCCTGCCGTTGCTCGTCGCCATCCTGGGCTACGTGTTGCCGCAGCTGCGCGCGCAGCTGCACGCGGACCGGGTGCGCGGGCTGCGGCAGGCGGTGGAGACGGCCTACGGAGTCCTCCGGGTGTACGAGGCGCGCGAGCGCACGGGCGCGCTGACGCGCGACGAGGCGCAACAGCAGGCGTCCGCGCTGCTGTCGTCGCTGCGCTACTCGGAGGTGGAGTACTTCTGGGTCAATGACCTGGACACGCGGCTGGTCATGCACCCGCACCTGCCAAAGATGGTGGGGCAGGACATGAAGGGCTACCGCGACGTGCGCGGGCGGCCGGTGTTCTCGGACATCGTCACGCTGGTGCGGGCGCGAGGCGAGGGCGCGCTGGGCTACGAGGCGACGCGGCCGGGCTCGCCGGACCCCATCCCGAAGGAGAGCTACGTGAAGCTCTTCGAGCCGTGGGGTTGGGTGCTGGGCACGGGCGTGTACGTGGAGGACATCGACCGGGAGGTGGCGGCGGTGCGCCGGCGCATCCTCGTTGCGGTGGGCGGCGCGCTGGTTCTGGCGGCGCTGGCGGGGGTGTATGTCTCGCGCCGCGTGGTGAAGCCCGTGCGCGCGCTCGCGCTGGCGGCGCACCAGGTGGCGCGCGGGGATTTGTCCGTGCGCGTGGAGGTGCGCACCGAGGACGAGGTGGGCCAGCTCACTGGCGCGTTCAACACCATGGTGGCGGGGCTGGGCGAGGTGGTGGGCGCGCTGACGCGGGCGGCGGGTGACACGGCGGCGGACGCGGAGCGCATCCGTGTGTCGGCGGACGGGCTGTCCCGAACGACGCGCGAGCAGGCGGAGTCGCTCGAGCGCGCGGCCAGCTCCGTCCAGGAGATGAGCCGTCATGTCTCGCTGGGGGCGGCGGACGCGCGCGTGGCGGCGCGCTCAGCGTCGAGCCACGGACAGGTGGCGCGCGAGGGCGGCGTCGCGGTGGACCAGGCGTCGCGGAAGATGGTGGAGATCGTCGACGTGGTGGAGCGCTCGGCGCGCACCGTGGAGGAGCTGCAGGCCTCCGGCCGCGCGACGTCGCGGATGCTCCAGCTCATCCAGGCGGTGGCGGACGAGACGCGGATGCTCGCGGTGAACACCGCCATCGAGGCGGTGCGCGCGGGGCAGCACGGCAAGGGCTTCTCCGTGGTCGCCGGCGAGGTGCGCAAGCTGGCGGAGCGCACGCACGAGGCGGCGGACCAGGTGCAGGAGCTGCTGACGAAGCACGAGGCGGACACCACCGCGGCGGTGGAGCTGATGCGCCGGGGGACATCGAAGGTGGACGAGGGCATGGGCCTGTCGTCCGCCGCGGCCCAGTCGCTCTCGCGCCTGTTGTCCGGCGTGAAGGAGCTGGGCGAGCGCGTGGAGGCCCTGGCGGAGCAGAACGCGCGCCAGTCGTCCTCGGGTGAGGCCATCGCCGAGCGCATCCAGGCGCTGTCGGAGCGCTCCGCCGAGGCCGTGTCGGGCGTGGAGCGCATCGCCCGCTCGGTGGAGGACCTGAGGGCCCGGGCAGGACGGCTCCAGGAGCTGGCCGCCCGCTTCACCCTGGGCGGGCCCCCTTAG
- a CDS encoding DUF2378 family protein, whose amino-acid sequence MALALTRAPGREPVVFGYALETLLSAAAPLTELTQKALERQGIFALRPLHTAYPCAVWPQSIQLLAATTLPHLEREEAEYELGLRFAQAFIQARLGTALQDFAQVVGPEKMLLRLARSLRSINNFLDASVTPTGDDGGWELSLYPVREFLDHPRRRADPPHFMRGLLTFAFQHSGAPTARVTLTRHDEARAVTTFHVSL is encoded by the coding sequence ATGGCGCTGGCATTGACGCGGGCCCCCGGGCGCGAGCCCGTGGTGTTCGGATACGCGCTGGAGACGCTGCTGTCGGCGGCGGCGCCCCTGACGGAGCTCACGCAGAAGGCGCTGGAGCGGCAGGGCATCTTCGCGCTGCGGCCCCTGCACACGGCCTACCCCTGCGCGGTGTGGCCCCAGAGCATCCAGCTGTTGGCCGCCACCACCCTGCCCCACCTGGAGCGCGAGGAGGCCGAGTACGAGCTGGGCCTGCGCTTCGCACAGGCGTTCATCCAGGCGCGCCTGGGCACGGCGCTCCAGGACTTCGCGCAGGTGGTGGGCCCGGAGAAGATGTTGCTGCGGCTCGCGCGCTCGCTGCGCTCCATCAACAACTTCCTCGACGCCTCGGTGACGCCGACGGGGGACGACGGTGGTTGGGAGCTGAGCCTGTACCCGGTGCGGGAGTTCCTCGACCACCCGCGCCGTCGGGCGGACCCGCCGCACTTCATGCGGGGCCTGCTCACGTTCGCGTTCCAGCACAGCGGCGCGCCCACGGCCCGGGTGACGCTCACCCGCCACGATGAAGCGCGGGCGGTGACGACCTTCCACGTCAGCCTGTAG
- a CDS encoding TolC family protein — MRALSWMVVLGWGLAAGAARASTEAPGVTAEARVLTLDEAESTARERQPRLRSAQAGTDAARARTDQSRAGLFPQVSGSAGYDVGRNLTTEVPGGRGVSKRFSAGVSANQLLYDFGRTSGRLTAARQSAQAQESSQAQTLEDVLLDVRAVYFDTLTQFALLDVAQETLDTESRRLQQVQAAVEVGSRPEIDLLQQRTARANAQVQLIRARNGYASAKARLNQAMGVEGSTDYVVRDVAVAPLEGEEAATEVLVERALSVRADVAAGELQVRAQETQVGVARGGYWPSLGATAGVQDLGDSPVDADVSVSGGLNLSWNLWDSGRTRAEVRERRALVRDARAQQDALRQQVRLEVEQTRLAVTAAREALSAAEEALLNARERLRLAEGRYAAGVGNIIELGDAQVAYTSAAAQRVQANYELATARAELARALGTRPTLVAWRSSEEPGVSPRLLAVNGWRCARQEQARVAGS, encoded by the coding sequence ATGCGCGCGCTGTCGTGGATGGTGGTGTTGGGGTGGGGTCTGGCGGCTGGAGCGGCGCGGGCGTCGACGGAGGCGCCTGGAGTGACGGCCGAGGCGCGGGTCCTCACGTTGGATGAAGCCGAGTCCACCGCGAGGGAGCGGCAGCCCCGGTTGCGCTCGGCCCAGGCGGGGACGGATGCGGCGCGGGCTCGCACGGACCAGTCGCGTGCGGGGCTGTTCCCCCAGGTGAGCGGCAGCGCGGGCTACGACGTGGGCAGGAACCTCACGACGGAGGTGCCCGGCGGCCGGGGTGTGTCGAAGCGCTTCAGCGCGGGCGTGTCCGCCAATCAGCTCCTCTATGACTTCGGGCGCACGAGCGGCCGGCTCACCGCCGCGCGCCAGTCCGCCCAGGCGCAGGAGTCCTCGCAGGCGCAGACGCTGGAGGACGTGCTGCTCGACGTGCGCGCCGTGTACTTCGACACGCTCACGCAGTTCGCGCTGCTGGATGTGGCGCAGGAGACGCTCGACACGGAGTCGCGTCGGTTGCAGCAGGTGCAGGCCGCCGTCGAGGTGGGCTCGCGGCCCGAAATCGACTTGCTCCAGCAGCGCACGGCCCGCGCGAACGCGCAGGTGCAGCTCATCCGCGCGCGCAATGGGTATGCGTCCGCGAAGGCCCGGCTCAATCAGGCGATGGGCGTGGAGGGCTCCACGGACTACGTGGTGCGGGACGTCGCGGTGGCGCCGCTCGAGGGCGAGGAGGCCGCCACGGAGGTCCTGGTGGAGCGGGCGCTGTCGGTGCGCGCGGACGTGGCCGCCGGTGAGCTCCAAGTGCGGGCGCAGGAGACGCAGGTGGGCGTGGCGCGAGGGGGGTACTGGCCCAGCCTGGGGGCCACGGCCGGGGTGCAGGACCTGGGGGACAGTCCTGTCGACGCGGACGTGAGCGTGAGCGGTGGGCTGAACCTGAGCTGGAACCTGTGGGACAGCGGGCGCACCCGGGCCGAGGTGCGCGAGCGTCGGGCGCTGGTGCGGGATGCTCGGGCCCAGCAGGACGCGCTCCGGCAACAGGTGCGCCTGGAGGTGGAGCAGACGCGACTGGCTGTCACCGCCGCGCGCGAGGCCCTGTCCGCCGCCGAGGAGGCCCTGCTCAATGCGCGCGAGCGCCTGCGCCTGGCCGAGGGGCGCTATGCCGCGGGCGTGGGCAACATCATCGAGCTGGGGGACGCCCAGGTGGCCTACACGAGCGCCGCCGCCCAGCGCGTGCAGGCGAACTACGAGCTCGCCACCGCTCGCGCGGAGCTGGCCCGTGCGCTCGGCACGCGGCCGACGCTGGTGGCGTGGCGCTCATCGGAGGAGCCTGGGGTCAGCCCGCGCTTGCTCGCGGTCAATGGATGGCGCTGCGCTCGTCAGGAGCAGGCCCGCGTCGCCGGCTCGTAG
- a CDS encoding ABC transporter permease, with protein sequence MNLLETMRLAIRALLRSKTRSVLTALGIIIGVGAVIAMVAIGDGARASVQKVFDSMGTHMLVVLPGSSSAGGMRGGFGSQPTLTWDDLEAMRTQLPSVRAAAPELRSSAQVFSGEQNWTTSVVGTTPDFFDVRNWTMALGSRFSESDAELGAKVVILGQTVVDNLYGPGFDPVGQVVRIKTTPFTVVAVAARKGQSGMGQDFDNTVFIPATSFRRSVQAQSLGAYISGVVYVQAASSAQTTQAQQEVTQLLRERHRLEDGEADDFDVRNLAELASGQQESTRTLSLLLAAIAAVSLVVGGIGIMNIMLVSVTERTREIGVRVAIGARPRDILLQFLVEALTLSMLGGLLGAALGAGVAKLLAAQFQWPMLVRPDVVVLALGFSALVGVGFGLYPARKASRLDPIDALRYE encoded by the coding sequence ATGAACCTCCTGGAGACGATGCGACTGGCGATTCGCGCGCTGCTGCGCAGCAAGACGCGCTCGGTGCTCACCGCGCTGGGCATCATCATCGGCGTGGGCGCGGTCATCGCCATGGTGGCCATCGGCGACGGCGCGCGCGCCAGCGTGCAGAAGGTGTTCGACTCGATGGGCACCCACATGCTCGTGGTGCTGCCGGGCTCATCGAGCGCGGGCGGCATGCGCGGCGGCTTCGGCAGCCAGCCCACGCTGACGTGGGACGACCTGGAGGCGATGCGCACGCAGTTGCCGAGCGTGCGCGCGGCGGCGCCCGAGCTGCGCTCCAGCGCGCAGGTCTTCTCCGGCGAGCAGAACTGGACGACGAGCGTGGTGGGCACCACGCCGGACTTCTTCGACGTGCGCAACTGGACCATGGCCCTGGGCAGCCGCTTCTCCGAGTCCGACGCGGAGCTGGGCGCCAAGGTGGTCATCCTGGGCCAGACGGTGGTGGACAACCTGTATGGCCCGGGCTTCGACCCGGTGGGACAGGTGGTGCGCATCAAGACCACGCCCTTCACGGTGGTGGCGGTGGCGGCGCGCAAGGGCCAGTCCGGCATGGGCCAGGACTTCGACAACACCGTGTTCATCCCCGCCACCAGCTTCCGGCGCAGCGTGCAGGCGCAGAGCCTGGGCGCGTACATCAGCGGCGTCGTCTACGTGCAGGCCGCGTCCTCCGCGCAGACGACGCAGGCGCAGCAGGAGGTGACCCAGCTCCTGCGAGAGCGTCACCGGTTGGAGGACGGCGAGGCGGATGACTTCGACGTGCGCAACCTGGCGGAGCTGGCGAGCGGACAGCAGGAGAGCACGCGCACGTTGAGCCTGTTGCTCGCGGCCATCGCCGCGGTGTCCCTGGTCGTGGGCGGCATCGGCATCATGAACATCATGTTGGTGAGCGTCACGGAGCGCACGCGGGAGATTGGCGTGCGCGTGGCCATCGGTGCGAGGCCGCGTGACATCCTGTTGCAGTTCCTGGTCGAGGCGCTGACGTTGTCGATGCTCGGCGGGCTGTTGGGCGCGGCCCTGGGCGCGGGCGTGGCGAAGCTGCTCGCGGCGCAGTTCCAGTGGCCCATGCTCGTCCGGCCGGACGTCGTGGTGCTGGCGCTGGGCTTCAGCGCCCTCGTCGGCGTGGGCTTCGGGCTGTATCCGGCGCGCAAGGCGAGCCGGTTGGACCCCATCGATGCCCTGAGGTACGAGTGA
- a CDS encoding ABC transporter ATP-binding protein: MESSKVAPPLVELRAVSKVYRTGDVEVRALRGVDLTVQPGELVSVMGTSGSGKSTLMNILGCLDKPTQGHYLLDGQDVSRLDRDGLARVRNRTLGFVFQSFNLLARTSALENVELPLLYAGVGARERHARARDALTRVGLGERLEHHPKQLSGGQQQRVAIARALVGRPRLILADEPTGNLDSRTSVEVMALFQQLQREGLTLVVVTHEPDIAAYTGRVVVVRDGRIVSDKRQTPQAAVPLPEDEGEEAHP; this comes from the coding sequence ATGGAATCAAGCAAGGTCGCGCCGCCGCTCGTGGAGCTGCGCGCGGTGAGCAAGGTGTATCGGACCGGGGACGTGGAGGTGCGCGCGCTGCGCGGCGTGGACCTCACCGTGCAACCGGGAGAGCTGGTCTCCGTCATGGGCACCAGCGGCTCCGGCAAGTCCACGTTGATGAACATCCTGGGCTGTCTGGACAAGCCCACGCAGGGCCACTACCTGCTCGATGGACAGGACGTGTCGCGGCTGGACCGGGACGGGCTGGCCCGCGTGCGCAACCGCACGCTCGGCTTCGTGTTCCAGAGCTTCAACCTGCTGGCGCGCACCTCGGCGCTGGAGAACGTGGAGCTGCCCTTGTTGTACGCGGGCGTGGGCGCTCGCGAGCGACACGCGCGGGCCCGCGATGCGCTCACGCGCGTGGGCCTGGGGGAGCGACTGGAGCACCACCCCAAGCAGCTCTCCGGCGGACAACAGCAGCGCGTGGCCATCGCCCGGGCCCTGGTGGGCAGGCCTCGCCTCATCCTCGCCGACGAGCCCACGGGCAACCTGGACTCGCGCACCAGCGTGGAGGTGATGGCGCTGTTCCAGCAGCTCCAGCGTGAGGGGCTCACGTTGGTGGTGGTGACGCACGAGCCGGACATCGCCGCGTACACGGGACGCGTCGTCGTGGTGCGGGACGGGCGCATCGTCTCCGACAAGCGGCAGACACCCCAGGCCGCGGTTCCATTGCCTGAGGACGAGGGCGAGGAGGCTCACCCATGA